The following proteins are encoded in a genomic region of Pyrus communis chromosome 11, drPyrComm1.1, whole genome shotgun sequence:
- the LOC137709399 gene encoding AP2/ERF and B3 domain-containing transcription repressor RAV2-like has product MDVMDCLNESTSDSSNNGVKDASSNKLPSSRYKGVVPQPNGRWGAQIYEKHQRVWLGTFNEEEEAAKTYDIALLKFRGLDAITNFCQSQIKPYIEDGNEAIFLESHSKAEIVDMLRKHSYVNELEMYKHKLLNAGVRDGGRKRSKCHVDPIDACYERELLFEKVATPSDVGRLNRMVIPKQQAEKHFQVHQSVELCKGVLLNFEDEEGNVWRFRYCYWSSSQSYVLTKGWTRFVKEKKLKAGDVVRFQRSVREDKKLFIECRPRNVDSLGFREMPAGRVAEPSAAVQDDGVVRLFGVNIMKTCKSCIVDNSRCWRLGASLR; this is encoded by the coding sequence ATGGATGTGATGGATTGCTTGAATGAGAGCACGAGTGACTCATCAAATAATGGGGTAAAGGATGCAAGTTCTAACAAGTTGCCTTCTTCTAGGTACAAGGGAGTAGTACCACAGCCCAATGGCAGATGGGGAGCTCAAATATATGAGAAGCACCAACGTGTGTGGTTGGGAACCttcaatgaagaagaagaagctgctAAGACCTACGACATTGCCTTGCTAAAGTTCCGGGGACTTGATGCCATCACAAACTTCTGTCAGAGCCAAATAAAACCCTACATAGAAGATGGCAACGAGGCCATTTTCTTGGAATCCCATTCCAAGGCTGAGATCGTTGACATGCTTCGAAAACACTCGTATGTCAACGAGCTTGAAATGTACAAGCATAAGTTGCTCAACGCCGGAGTTCGTGATGGTGGTCGTAAGCGAAGTAAGTGTCACGTCGATCCAATCGACGCGTGTTATGAGAGGGAGTTGCTTTTCGAGAAGGTGGCGACGCCAAGCGATGTAGGGAGGTTGAATCGTATGGTGATACCAAAACAACAAGCTGAGAAGCATTTTCAGGTTCATCAGAGTGTAGAACTGTGTAAAGgggttttgttgaattttgagGATGAGGAAGGGAACGTGTGGAGGTTTAGGTATTGTTATTGGAGTAGTAGTCAGAGTTATGTGTTGACCAAAGGATGGACGCGTTTTGTGAAGGAGAAGAAGTTGAAAGCTGGTGATGTTGTGAGGTTTCAGAGATCGGTAAGGGAGGATAAGAAGCTGTTCATTGAATGTAGACCTAGAAACGTCGATAGTCTGGGGTTCAGAGAGATGCCTGCTGGCCGGGTTGCTGAGCCTTCAGCGGCGGTTCAGGATGATGGAGTGGTGAGGTTGTTCGGAGTTAACATTATGAAAACATGTAAAAGTTGCATTGTAGACAATAGCAGGTGTTGGAGGCTTGGAGCAAGTTTAAGGTGA
- the LOC137708385 gene encoding small polypeptide DEVIL 3, with amino-acid sequence MKLSSSGMEADQSSKKNRVSCRRLGGYLRQQKGRLYIIRRCVVMLLCWHD; translated from the coding sequence ATGAAGCTTAGCAGTTCAGGCATGGAAGCTGATCAGTCCAGCAAGAAAAATAGGGTTTCATGCAGAAGGCTTGGAGGGTATCTTCGACAACAGAAAGGAAGGCTCTACATCATTAGGAGATGTGTAGTCATGCTTCTCTGCTGGCATGACTAA